A single region of the Polymorphum gilvum SL003B-26A1 genome encodes:
- a CDS encoding lytic murein transglycosylase: MTRRALLAPCLAPWLAPCLALAGGLLLASPAPAAQCGGDFRAFLAGVKAEAVAAGLSAQAADATLANARIDKTVLSRDRAQGVFKQTFLEFSKRSVNSYRLKHGAANMTKYASVFARAEANYGVPAAVITAFWALETDFGAVQGDFNTVNALATLAHDCRRPHLFRPQLIAAIHMVQNGDLDPARTTGAWAGEIGQVQMLPEDIIRYGVDGDGDAHVDLKASAPDAILTAARFIQSLGWRRGEPWLQEVSVPADFPWAESGLATTRPVGEWARLGVTARAGSLPPGALAASLILPQGRKGPKFLAYPNFAVYLKWNQSFVYTTSAAYLATRLAGAAPYDAGSPEPGLADAEMRLLQQKLQARGHDVGKIDGILGSGTRAAVRAEQLRLGLPADGWPTAALLGRL; encoded by the coding sequence ATGACGCGCCGCGCCCTTCTTGCCCCGTGCCTCGCCCCGTGGCTCGCCCCATGCCTCGCTCTCGCCGGCGGCCTGTTGCTCGCGAGCCCCGCCCCGGCGGCGCAATGCGGCGGCGATTTCCGCGCCTTCCTGGCCGGCGTGAAGGCCGAGGCGGTCGCCGCGGGCCTGTCGGCACAGGCGGCGGACGCCACGCTTGCCAACGCCCGGATCGACAAGACGGTGCTGAGCCGCGACCGCGCCCAGGGCGTGTTCAAGCAGACCTTCCTGGAGTTCTCCAAGCGCTCGGTCAACAGCTACCGACTCAAGCACGGCGCGGCCAACATGACGAAATACGCGTCGGTGTTTGCGCGCGCCGAGGCGAACTACGGCGTGCCGGCCGCGGTAATCACAGCCTTCTGGGCGCTGGAGACCGATTTCGGCGCCGTGCAGGGCGATTTCAACACCGTCAACGCGCTCGCCACCCTCGCCCACGACTGCCGCCGACCGCACCTGTTCCGCCCGCAGTTGATCGCCGCCATCCACATGGTGCAGAACGGCGACCTCGACCCGGCGCGCACCACGGGCGCCTGGGCGGGCGAGATCGGCCAGGTGCAGATGCTGCCCGAGGACATCATCCGCTACGGCGTCGACGGCGACGGCGACGCCCATGTCGACCTGAAGGCTTCCGCGCCCGACGCGATCCTGACCGCGGCCCGCTTCATCCAGAGCCTCGGCTGGCGACGCGGCGAGCCTTGGCTGCAGGAAGTCAGCGTTCCGGCCGACTTCCCCTGGGCCGAGAGCGGCCTTGCCACGACGCGACCGGTCGGCGAGTGGGCGCGGCTCGGCGTCACCGCCCGCGCCGGATCGCTGCCTCCGGGCGCGCTCGCCGCCTCGCTGATCCTGCCGCAGGGGCGCAAGGGGCCGAAGTTCCTCGCCTATCCGAACTTCGCCGTATACCTGAAATGGAACCAGTCGTTCGTCTACACAACCAGCGCGGCCTATCTCGCCACCCGGCTCGCCGGGGCCGCGCCCTATGACGCCGGGTCGCCCGAGCCGGGCCTCGCCGACGCCGAGATGCGGCTGCTGCAGCAGAAGCTCCAGGCGCGCGGCCACGACGTCGGCAAGATCGACGGCATCCTTGGCTCCGGCACGCGCGCGGCGGTACGCGCCGAACAGTTGCGCCTCGGCCTGCCCGCCGACGGCTGGCCGACCGCCGCCCTGCTCGGGCGGCTTTAA
- a CDS encoding organic hydroperoxide resistance protein, which translates to MTVSVLYTTSARATGGRDGAARSLDGTLDVRLSTPKELGGAGGDGANPEQLFAAGYAACFLSALKFVAGQDGIRVPADAAVTASVGIGPRSAGGFGLTVALEIALPGLDADAAEALVARAHEVCPYSNATRGNIDVGLTLAR; encoded by the coding sequence ATGACCGTTTCCGTCCTCTACACCACTTCGGCGCGTGCAACCGGCGGCCGCGACGGCGCCGCCAGGAGCCTCGACGGCACGCTCGACGTGCGACTGTCGACACCGAAGGAACTTGGCGGTGCGGGCGGCGACGGCGCCAATCCCGAGCAGCTGTTCGCCGCCGGCTATGCCGCCTGCTTCCTGAGCGCGCTGAAGTTTGTCGCCGGCCAGGACGGCATCCGGGTGCCGGCCGACGCGGCCGTCACCGCCAGCGTCGGCATCGGTCCGCGATCTGCGGGCGGCTTCGGCCTGACCGTGGCGCTGGAGATCGCGCTGCCCGGCCTCGACGCCGACGCGGCCGAGGCGCTGGTCGCCCGGGCACACGAGGTCTGCCCCTATTCCAACGCGACGCGCGGCAACATCGACGTCGGCCTGACGCTCGCCCGCTAG
- a CDS encoding SDR family NAD(P)-dependent oxidoreductase encodes MQLTSGLSAVVTGGASGLGAATARMLAAAGVKVAVFDRNVEQGETVAREIGGRFIAVDVTREDSVVAGFAAARAAHGPERILVNCAGIAPVARTTSRGQPHPMDMFETVIAVNLVGTFRCIAHAATAMAALDPVDADGERGVIVSTASVAAFDGQIGQVAYAASKAGIAGMTLPVARDLSKSGIRVMTIAPGIFETPMLLGLSQEVQDSLGQQVPFPSRLGKATEYAWLVKAICENPMLNGETIRLDGAIRMAPR; translated from the coding sequence ATGCAACTGACTTCTGGCCTGTCCGCGGTGGTGACCGGCGGCGCTTCGGGACTGGGTGCTGCGACCGCCCGCATGCTGGCGGCCGCCGGCGTCAAGGTCGCCGTGTTCGACCGCAACGTCGAGCAGGGCGAAACGGTAGCGCGCGAGATCGGCGGTCGCTTCATCGCCGTCGATGTCACCAGAGAGGACAGCGTTGTCGCGGGCTTTGCCGCCGCGCGCGCCGCGCACGGGCCGGAGCGCATCCTGGTCAACTGCGCCGGCATCGCGCCGGTCGCGCGCACCACCTCGCGCGGCCAGCCGCATCCGATGGACATGTTCGAGACGGTGATCGCCGTCAACCTGGTCGGCACCTTCCGCTGCATCGCCCATGCCGCGACCGCGATGGCCGCGCTCGATCCCGTCGACGCCGACGGCGAGCGCGGCGTCATCGTCTCGACCGCCTCGGTCGCCGCCTTCGACGGCCAGATCGGCCAGGTCGCCTATGCCGCCTCCAAGGCCGGCATCGCCGGCATGACGCTGCCCGTCGCCCGCGACCTGTCGAAATCCGGCATCCGCGTCATGACCATCGCGCCGGGCATCTTCGAGACGCCGATGCTCCTGGGCCTGTCCCAGGAGGTCCAGGACAGCCTCGGCCAGCAGGTGCCGTTCCCCTCGCGCCTCGGCAAGGCCACCGAATACGCCTGGCTGGTCAAGGCGATCTGCGAGAATCCGATGCTCAACGGCGAGACCATCCGCCTGGACGGCGCCATCCGCATGGCGCCGCGGTAG